One window of the Cryptomeria japonica chromosome 7, Sugi_1.0, whole genome shotgun sequence genome contains the following:
- the LOC131039818 gene encoding (R)-mandelonitrile lyase-like, whose product MEILFCLISCLLLFTNHNDLHCSAVATQKLEYPYPFMTFDAEKAAARTYDYIVIGGGTAGCPLAATLSQHYSVLLVERGDSPYGNPDTADNKGVFKASGDPNELPYVMQGFVSEEGVQSVRGRVLGGGSAINAGFYSRASSEFIREMEWDEKLVNESYEWVEKLMAFKPDKLFRWNSAVKDALLEAGVFPYNGYTVGHLEGTKFSASTFDNEGRRHTAADLLQYANPDNIVVLLNATATRVLFDSSSGILKANGVELMTSIDNLLYQVFINYLSKWSEVILSTGSIGSPQLLLLSGIGPLEQLDELNITVLLDLNSVGKMIQDPPCTRIILKSAKALEFETPQVVGIIDNSHVYIWVGSYFRQQNSIDDQYIGAIFSKVAFPLSRGELRLSSKNPKDNPFVRYNYFSHPFDVQECILAMKVLSNITMTTSIQEFAFNSGIQFIGSKLPQNILDNDALEIFCKDTTGTLWHYHGGCEVNHVIDKTFQVKGVDGLRVVDNSIFKDSPGTNPQATIMMLGRYAGIRILKERMNICEY is encoded by the exons ATGGAGATTCTCTTCTGTCTCATTTCATGCCTGCTGCTTTTCACAAATCATAATGACCTCCACTGTTCAGCGGTGGCAACGCAGAAATTGG AATACCCATATCCTTTTATGACATTTGACGCTGAAAAGGCAGCTGCAagaacatatgattacattgtgatTGGAGGAGGCACAGCAGGGTGTCCTCTCGCTGCAACTCTGTCACAGCACTATTCTGTTCTTTTAGTGGAAAGAGGAGATTCCCCTTATGGAAATCCTGACACTGCAGACAATAAAGGCGTATTCAAGGCTTCGGGGGATCCCAACGAGTTGCCTTATGTCATGCAAGGATTTGTCTCAGAGGAGGGAGTGCAGTCGGTAAGGGGAAGAGTCCTGGGAGGTGGATCAGCCATTAACGCTGGTTTCTACAGCAGGGCAAGTTCAGAGTTCATTCGAGAGATGGAGTGGGATGAGAAACTTGTGAATGAGTCGTACGAATGGGTGGAGAAGTTGATGGCCTTCAAACCAGACAAGCTTTTCCGTTGGAATTCTGCTGTGAAGGATGCACTTTTGGAAGCTGGAGTGTTTCCTTACAATGGGTATACTGTGGGTCATTTGGAGGGAACCAAGTTCAGTGCTTCGACCTTTGACAACGAGGGAAGGAGACACACAGCTGCAGATCTTCTGCAATATGCAAATCCAGATAACATTGTGGTTCTTCTGAATGCTACAGCCACCAGAGTCCTCTTTGACTCGTCGTCAG GAATATTGAAGGCTAATGGTGTTGAGTTGATGACTAGCATTGATAATCTCTTATATCAAGTATTTATCAACTATTTGTCAAAATGGAGTGAAGTAATTTTATCAACGGGAAGTATAGGTAGCCCTCAACTTCTTTTATTAAGTGGAATTGGCCCATTAGAACAACTTGATGAATTGAACATTACTGTATTGTTAGATCTAAACTCGGTAGGGAAAATGATTCAAGATCCCCCGTGTACAAGAATCATTTTGAAATCCGCTAAGGCACTTGAATTTGAAACACCACAAGTAGTGGGTATAATAGACAATTCCCATGTCTACATTTGGGTTGGTAGCTATTTTCGGCAACAAAACTCTATAGATGATCAATATATAGGAGCTATCTTCAGCAAGGTGGCATTTCCCTTATCAAGGGGTGAGCTTCGACTTAGTAGCAAAAATCCCAAAGATAATCCATTTGTAAGATATAATTACTTttctcatccatttgatgtacaagaATGTATTCTTGCTATGAAGGTGTTATCAAATATTACCATGACAACTTCTATCCAAGAATTTGCATTTAATAGTGGAATTCAATTCATAGGGTCCAAATTGCCACAAAATATACTGGATAATGATGCCTTGGAAATTTTTTGCAAAGATACCACAGGAACACTTTGGCATTACCATGGAGGGTGTGAAGTTAATCATGTGATTGACAAAACATTTCAAGTGAAAGGTGTTGATGGTCTAAGGGTTGTGGATAATTCCATTTTCAAGGATAGCCCTGGGACAAATCCACAAGCCACTATCATGATGCTTGGAAg GTATGCAGGAATTCGTATCCTTAAAGAGCGGATGAACATTTGTGAATATTAG